AATGTCGCTCTTTGTAGGTCTTCTTTTTGAGATTGACCATCGGTCGGATAACGGCGGGCGCGATCAGCTTGATCGGATCGGCGATGCCCGCAAGGACTTTGATCCCGTTCAAAAGCGCGCTGGAAGCCGCTTCAAGATCATCCGTCGTCTTTCCGGTCACGATCTTTCCGTCGGGAAGTTCGAGAGAGACGACCTGTTTCCCGCATTTTTTCGCTTTTTCGAGCGCGGGCGCGACGACTTTGCGATCCGCGACCGAAAGCCCGAGTTCGCTCATCAAGAATTCGAGTTTCTTGATGGTCTCCATCTCGGCGTTGCCCTGCTTATAGTAGCAAAGGGTTTGATAGTATCTGCGAATGATTTCCTGCTTCGCCGCGGCTTGGACGACCTCGTCGTCCACGATTCCGTAGCCCGCCATATTGACGCCCATATCGGTCGGGGATTGGTATCTGCATTCGCCGAGGATGCGGGTCAGGATTGCCTTGACCACGGGGAAAACTTCGATATCGCGGTTATAGTTGACGGTCTTCGTCCCGTACGCTTCGAGATGGAAGTGGTCGATCATATTGACGTCCTTCAAATCGGCGGTCGCCGCTTCGTAAGCGACGTTGACCGGGTGCTTCAAAGGAATATTCCAGATCGGGAAGGTTTCGAATTTCGCATAGCCCGCCTTGACTCCCCTTTTGCTTTCGTGGTAAAGCTGGCAAAGGCAGGTCGCCATCTTTCCGCTTCCCGGACCGGGCGCGGTAACGACGATCAAGGGGCGCGTGGTCTCGATATACGGGTTTTTACCGTAGCCTTCGTCGGAAACGATCGTGTTCACGTCCGTCGGATAGCCCTTGGTACGGGTGTGGATGTACACCTTTTCGCCGCGAAGTTCGAGCTTCTTTTTGAAGAGATCCGCCGCGGGTTGGTTCTCGTACTGCGTTATAACGATACTGCCGACGAAGATCCCGAGCGCGCGGATATTATCGATCGTCCGCATAACGTCGTGACCGTAATCGATGCCCATATCGGCGCGGATCTTGTTCTTTTGGAGATCGGCGGCGTTGACCGCCACGATGAGCTCGGCTTTATCCTTTAATTTTTGGAGAAGTTTGACCTTCGCATTCACGTCGAAGCCCGGAAGGACGCGCGACGCGTGATAATCGTCGAAAAGCTTCCCGCCGAATTCGAGATAGAGTTTTCCGCCGAAACTGTTGATACGTTCAATGATGGCTTGCGATTGTTTCTTTACATATAAAGCATTATCAAAACCGATTTTCATAAAACATCCCTTGTAAAAGATAAAACCTTTCGCCGAGCGCTTCCGCACCCAACGTTTACCATATCGTTTTCAGTATAATTCTCGCGCGCGCCTATGTCAAGAAATATAAACGTCAAGCCACAAAAAAACATTTTTTCATCTCCCGAACGCTCACGTTTCGGACGAGGTAAAAACCTCTTTTTGAAGCGCGGCACGAGCGATCAAAAAAGCACGAAATTACCGAAATCTACGAACAAAGCGGTAATAACCGCGAGCAGGAGCAAGTTGAAGACCTGATGGATAATGACGATCACGAGCGTGTGGCGACCCATAAAGCGAAACGGCGCGTTCCATTTTCCGTCGAGCGCGGGCAAAAGCGACTTTCCCGAAGAATACAAAAGGGTCACGACCGCGGCGCCGGCAAACGCGATGCCGA
This genomic stretch from Clostridia bacterium harbors:
- a CDS encoding DUF1846 domain-containing protein, translating into MKIGFDNALYVKKQSQAIIERINSFGGKLYLEFGGKLFDDYHASRVLPGFDVNAKVKLLQKLKDKAELIVAVNAADLQKNKIRADMGIDYGHDVMRTIDNIRALGIFVGSIVITQYENQPAADLFKKKLELRGEKVYIHTRTKGYPTDVNTIVSDEGYGKNPYIETTRPLIVVTAPGPGSGKMATCLCQLYHESKRGVKAGYAKFETFPIWNIPLKHPVNVAYEAATADLKDVNMIDHFHLEAYGTKTVNYNRDIEVFPVVKAILTRILGECRYQSPTDMGVNMAGYGIVDDEVVQAAAKQEIIRRYYQTLCYYKQGNAEMETIKKLEFLMSELGLSVADRKVVAPALEKAKKCGKQVVSLELPDGKIVTGKTTDDLEAASSALLNGIKVLAGIADPIKLIAPAVIRPMVNLKKKTYKERHYQLNPSEVLMALVVSQTSNHAAELAVQHLKYLNGCEAHSTCILSGADEKLFKRLGVNLTCEPEFPDANLYM